One part of the Arthrobacter sp. EM1 genome encodes these proteins:
- the murD gene encoding UDP-N-acetylmuramoyl-L-alanine--D-glutamate ligase, whose protein sequence is MGGTAVTGPIPAPLTSSPRLQDLVSWDSAWAGLRVVVTGIGVSGFAAADTLIELGARVVVVDAATGPTARAKADTLRIVGAADVLLGEDAVESVPRIDGATPDLIVTSPGWRPDQALLAAAARAHIPVWGDVELAWRLRVRNGRKTADWLTITGTNGKTTTVGLTESMLQAAGLKAIAVGNVGTPILDALRDPVDYDVFAVELSSFQLHWSHSVSPLASVCLNVAEDHVDWHGSYASYLADKAKVYENTQKACIYNAEQIETERMVEDADVVEGCRAVAFTTVTPAVSMLGVVEGLLVDRAFIAERKDSAAELASVSDLGPVAPRHMVANALAAAALVRAYGVEPAAVREGLRNFLPGDHRIQLVARDHGVLWVNDSKATNPHAAAASLSAFDNVVWIAGGLSKGVNYEPLIQAHARRLKAVVLIGADSSDLRSALRRHAPDVPVISAGKGETEDVQTAGPADAAAGPSPIFGETVMAQAVASAAQLATSGDTVLLAPAAASMDQFSSYAHRGDAFLEAVRELVEGQAQTSEE, encoded by the coding sequence ATGGGTGGTACTGCTGTGACTGGTCCGATCCCCGCGCCGCTCACGAGCTCGCCCCGGCTCCAGGACCTGGTCAGCTGGGACTCCGCCTGGGCCGGATTGCGCGTAGTCGTCACGGGCATCGGGGTCTCCGGCTTCGCTGCCGCCGACACGCTGATAGAACTCGGCGCCCGTGTGGTGGTGGTCGACGCCGCCACCGGGCCCACGGCACGGGCCAAGGCGGACACCCTGCGGATCGTTGGTGCGGCCGATGTCCTGCTGGGCGAGGACGCCGTTGAGTCCGTCCCCCGCATTGACGGAGCCACTCCGGACCTGATTGTCACCTCCCCGGGCTGGCGGCCGGACCAGGCCTTGCTCGCCGCCGCGGCGCGGGCCCACATCCCGGTCTGGGGCGACGTCGAACTGGCCTGGCGGCTGCGCGTGCGCAATGGACGCAAGACGGCCGACTGGCTCACCATCACCGGGACCAACGGCAAGACCACCACCGTAGGGCTGACCGAGTCGATGCTCCAGGCGGCGGGGCTGAAGGCCATCGCCGTCGGCAACGTCGGCACACCGATCCTGGATGCGCTGCGCGATCCTGTCGATTACGACGTTTTCGCCGTTGAACTTTCCAGCTTCCAGCTGCACTGGAGCCACTCCGTCTCCCCGCTGGCAAGCGTCTGCCTCAACGTCGCCGAGGACCACGTCGACTGGCACGGCTCCTATGCGTCCTACCTGGCGGACAAGGCCAAAGTCTACGAAAACACCCAAAAAGCCTGCATCTACAATGCCGAGCAGATCGAAACCGAGCGAATGGTCGAGGACGCCGACGTCGTCGAAGGGTGCCGTGCGGTGGCCTTCACCACCGTCACGCCGGCGGTCAGTATGCTCGGTGTGGTCGAAGGACTCCTCGTGGACCGCGCCTTCATCGCAGAGCGCAAGGACAGCGCGGCCGAACTGGCGTCCGTATCGGACCTCGGACCCGTGGCTCCGCGGCACATGGTGGCCAATGCCCTGGCCGCGGCAGCGCTGGTCCGGGCTTATGGCGTCGAGCCTGCGGCCGTCCGCGAAGGCCTGCGCAACTTCCTCCCGGGGGACCACCGCATCCAACTCGTCGCCCGGGACCACGGAGTTCTCTGGGTCAATGACTCTAAGGCCACCAACCCGCATGCCGCGGCCGCGTCGCTCTCAGCGTTCGATAACGTGGTCTGGATAGCGGGCGGCCTTTCCAAAGGCGTGAACTATGAACCGCTGATCCAGGCCCACGCCAGGCGGCTCAAGGCAGTGGTTCTGATCGGGGCAGACTCCAGCGATCTGCGCTCCGCGCTCCGGCGACACGCACCCGATGTCCCGGTGATCAGCGCCGGGAAGGGTGAAACTGAAGACGTGCAGACTGCCGGACCGGCCGACGCCGCAGCAGGACCTTCACCGATTTTCGGCGAGACTGTGATGGCACAGGCCGTAGCATCGGCGGCGCAGCTGGCCACCTCCGGGGACACTGTGCTCCTGGCTCCGGCAGCTGCATCCATGGATCAGTTCTCTTCCTACGCTCACCGTGGCGACGCCTTCCTCGAAGCTGTCCGCGAGCTCGTGGAAGGGCAGGCTCAGACCAGCGAGGAGTAA
- the ftsW gene encoding putative lipid II flippase FtsW yields the protein MVSTPTRHPAAATAARQQPAAKAPNKPGKSGLPSGLRRVRSWYRGFWSALEGTGKSRNGSTYYLILGSTLALTAIGILMVLSASSVEAIAAGESPYTAALKQGLFAGIGLFAMFLLSRVNVVWLKRGAWMAIIVALVLLVLVLLVGRSALGNQNWIDVGPFTFQPSEAAKLALALWMATVLDRKAKLLSRARHALVPVVLPGAAGVIGLILMGNDLGTAMIVMMITAAALFFAGVRLYLFGIAGVVLAAGTAVLAITSPNRVCRILSWTGQTCADGSNVNYQSTNGLYGLASGGWFGVGLGQSRQKYSWIPEAHNDFIFAIIGEELGLVGTLVVLVLFAILGTAIYRVVAAQTAMFHRVLAGTIMVWLLGQATVNMAVVTGLAPVVGIPLPFISYGGSALLMSLCAIGVVLSLARAQMAPGLQPERLFRFGPATLAASLRKRVAARGGAARTLRPAARTPVPDRSRTGKPPAARPAAGKTPAAIPAAGKTPAAIPAAGKAGTRIPSPSNPARKRK from the coding sequence ATGGTCAGCACGCCCACACGTCACCCGGCGGCCGCAACGGCCGCTCGACAACAACCCGCCGCCAAGGCACCGAACAAGCCTGGGAAATCAGGCTTGCCATCAGGCCTCCGCAGGGTCCGAAGCTGGTACCGGGGGTTTTGGTCCGCGCTGGAAGGAACCGGGAAGTCGCGCAACGGCTCCACGTATTACCTGATCCTCGGTTCCACCCTGGCGCTCACGGCAATCGGCATCCTGATGGTGCTCTCCGCCTCCAGCGTCGAGGCGATCGCTGCCGGGGAATCGCCCTACACTGCGGCCCTCAAACAGGGGCTGTTCGCCGGAATTGGGCTGTTCGCCATGTTCCTGCTGTCGCGGGTAAACGTGGTGTGGCTCAAACGCGGAGCCTGGATGGCCATCATTGTGGCCCTCGTGCTGCTGGTGCTGGTGCTTCTCGTGGGACGCAGCGCCCTCGGTAACCAGAACTGGATCGACGTCGGGCCCTTCACCTTTCAGCCCTCCGAGGCGGCCAAACTGGCGCTGGCGCTGTGGATGGCAACGGTGCTGGACCGCAAAGCCAAGCTGCTGTCCCGGGCCAGGCACGCCCTCGTCCCCGTGGTGCTTCCCGGCGCCGCCGGAGTGATCGGGCTCATTTTGATGGGTAACGACCTGGGCACCGCCATGATCGTGATGATGATCACGGCTGCCGCCTTGTTCTTCGCCGGAGTGCGGCTCTACCTGTTCGGCATCGCCGGTGTTGTCCTCGCCGCCGGCACCGCTGTCCTGGCGATCACCAGCCCCAACCGTGTCTGCCGCATCCTGTCCTGGACCGGGCAGACGTGCGCGGACGGATCCAATGTGAACTACCAGTCCACCAACGGCCTGTACGGGCTTGCCTCCGGAGGCTGGTTCGGGGTGGGCCTGGGCCAAAGCCGGCAGAAGTACAGCTGGATTCCGGAGGCCCACAACGACTTCATCTTCGCCATCATCGGCGAGGAGCTTGGGCTGGTCGGAACCCTGGTGGTGCTGGTGCTCTTCGCCATTCTCGGCACCGCCATCTACCGCGTCGTTGCCGCCCAGACGGCCATGTTCCACCGCGTCCTGGCCGGTACCATCATGGTTTGGCTGCTGGGCCAGGCCACCGTCAACATGGCTGTGGTCACCGGCCTGGCGCCGGTCGTTGGCATCCCGCTTCCCTTTATTTCCTACGGCGGTTCGGCGCTTCTGATGTCACTGTGCGCGATCGGCGTTGTGTTGTCCCTGGCCCGCGCGCAGATGGCGCCCGGGCTGCAGCCGGAGCGGCTGTTCCGGTTCGGCCCCGCCACGCTGGCGGCCTCCCTGCGGAAGCGGGTCGCCGCGCGAGGCGGCGCCGCACGCACCCTCCGGCCCGCCGCCCGGACTCCGGTCCCGGATCGTTCCCGGACCGGAAAGCCTCCCGCCGCAAGACCTGCCGCCGGAAAGACTCCTGCCGCAATACCTGCCGCCGGAAAGACTCCTGCCGCAATACCTGCCGCCGGAAAAGCCGGTACCAGGATCCCCTCACCCAGCAATCCCGCACGAAAGCGTAAATAA
- the murG gene encoding undecaprenyldiphospho-muramoylpentapeptide beta-N-acetylglucosaminyltransferase: protein MSTESLLSVVLAGGGTAGHISPLLAIANALRQARPGVRLLAVGTPGGMEATLVPAAGLDLATISRVPFPRRPSLELLRLPARLAGAVKQAGAILDAAGADVLVGVGGYVCTPMYIAAWRRKIPIVIHEANTRPGLANRVGARLGGHVAVAFAGTKLGASQHVGMPMREEISGLDRSAARTAARVALGLEPDLPALVVTGGSSGAQSINRTIAASLGLLAGAGIQTLHITGRGKAVHDADGRPLVAPGYHQREYVDGMETVYAAADLLLARSGAATVSEAAAVGLPAVFVPLPIGNGEQALNAAGLVDAGGALLVADSTFSPDWVRDHIVPLLQDRDRLARMAASAEKLGIRDADRRMADLVLGSAAA from the coding sequence ATGAGCACCGAGTCGTTATTGTCCGTTGTCCTCGCCGGCGGCGGAACAGCAGGGCACATCAGTCCGCTGCTGGCCATCGCCAACGCACTGCGGCAGGCCCGCCCCGGAGTCCGGCTCCTGGCGGTCGGAACCCCCGGCGGAATGGAAGCCACGCTGGTCCCGGCCGCGGGACTGGACCTTGCCACCATCAGCAGGGTTCCTTTCCCGCGCAGGCCCTCACTGGAGCTGTTGCGGCTGCCCGCCCGGCTGGCGGGTGCCGTGAAGCAGGCCGGCGCCATCCTCGATGCGGCCGGTGCCGATGTCCTGGTCGGTGTTGGGGGCTACGTCTGCACCCCGATGTACATCGCCGCCTGGCGCCGGAAGATCCCCATCGTGATCCACGAGGCGAACACCCGGCCCGGTCTGGCAAACCGGGTGGGTGCCCGGCTGGGCGGACACGTTGCCGTGGCGTTTGCCGGCACCAAACTGGGTGCCTCGCAGCACGTTGGCATGCCGATGCGCGAGGAAATTTCCGGGCTGGACCGGTCAGCAGCCAGGACCGCTGCCCGGGTAGCCCTCGGCCTTGAGCCGGACCTTCCGGCACTGGTTGTCACCGGCGGCTCCTCGGGGGCCCAAAGTATCAACCGCACCATTGCCGCCTCGCTCGGGCTCCTGGCCGGGGCCGGCATTCAGACCCTGCACATCACCGGTCGCGGCAAGGCCGTCCACGACGCCGACGGCCGGCCGCTCGTTGCCCCCGGGTACCACCAGCGCGAATACGTGGACGGCATGGAAACGGTTTACGCGGCAGCAGACCTACTCCTGGCGCGCTCCGGTGCCGCGACGGTGAGCGAGGCTGCCGCCGTCGGGCTTCCCGCCGTTTTTGTTCCGCTGCCGATCGGCAACGGGGAACAGGCGCTTAACGCCGCCGGGCTCGTGGACGCCGGTGGCGCCCTGCTCGTGGCGGACAGCACATTCTCCCCTGACTGGGTCCGCGATCACATCGTCCCGCTGCTCCAGGACCGGGACCGGCTGGCCCGGATGGCAGCCAGCGCTGAAAAGCTCGGCATTCGGGATGCTGACCGGCGGATGGCCGATCTCGTCCTGGGATCGGCCGCAGCGTGA
- the murC gene encoding UDP-N-acetylmuramate--L-alanine ligase: MTQPERQHVPGPASTGESLGRIHFIGIGGVGMSAVARIMVARGLPVSGSDAKDLPVMADLAAAGARICVGYHAANLGDAQSVVAGSAIRPDNPELTAARAAGLPVLHRSEALAAAMAQDTAVTVAGTHGKSTTTSMIAVLLQGAGLDPSFAIGANVPALGVNAASGSTPIFVAEADESDGSFLNYRPQIAVVTNVEPDHLDYYGTAEAVYASFDRFTALLPADGVLIACADDAGARALARRTLERGNTRVVLYGTSVDAGIMLHDGGPGDVSITTDAGRFPLDLHVPGRHNALNAAAAFAVALELGVEPGRAAAALTHFTGASRRFEFKGAGRGVRVYDDYAHHPTEVRAALSAARSVAGGHKLHVLFQPHLFSRTREFAGEFAAALNAADTALVLDIYPAREDPIPGVSSQLIAAHLGAGGRLIGPGDEAVRSVLAAAAPGDIVLTVGAGDVTAYGPMIVAALNDPTPHDPTLNKGTPHEGLPGGGGQGA, translated from the coding sequence ATGACCCAGCCAGAACGTCAGCACGTACCCGGGCCCGCCAGCACAGGGGAGTCCCTTGGCCGCATCCACTTCATCGGCATCGGCGGCGTCGGAATGTCGGCTGTGGCCCGAATTATGGTGGCCCGCGGACTGCCGGTCAGCGGCTCCGACGCGAAAGACCTGCCGGTGATGGCGGACCTGGCCGCGGCCGGGGCCAGGATCTGCGTCGGCTATCACGCCGCTAACCTCGGCGACGCTCAAAGCGTCGTCGCCGGCTCGGCGATCCGCCCGGATAACCCGGAGCTGACCGCCGCCCGGGCTGCCGGATTGCCTGTGCTGCACCGCTCCGAGGCACTGGCCGCGGCCATGGCGCAGGACACCGCCGTGACCGTCGCCGGGACACACGGAAAGTCCACCACGACGTCGATGATCGCCGTTCTCCTGCAGGGCGCAGGCCTGGACCCGTCCTTCGCCATCGGTGCGAACGTTCCGGCGCTGGGAGTTAACGCCGCCAGCGGCAGCACACCGATCTTCGTCGCCGAAGCCGACGAATCCGACGGTTCCTTCCTGAATTACCGTCCGCAGATCGCAGTCGTGACCAACGTTGAACCGGACCATCTGGACTACTACGGCACCGCCGAGGCCGTCTACGCCTCCTTCGACCGCTTCACCGCACTGCTCCCGGCAGACGGGGTGCTGATCGCCTGCGCTGACGACGCCGGCGCCCGGGCGCTGGCCCGGCGAACCCTCGAGCGCGGCAACACCCGCGTTGTGCTTTACGGCACCAGCGTCGACGCCGGGATCATGCTCCACGACGGCGGTCCGGGCGATGTGTCGATCACCACCGACGCCGGACGCTTTCCGCTCGATCTGCACGTTCCCGGGCGGCACAACGCCCTCAACGCGGCGGCCGCGTTCGCCGTTGCGCTGGAACTCGGCGTGGAGCCAGGTCGCGCCGCCGCCGCCCTGACCCACTTCACCGGGGCGTCCCGGCGTTTCGAATTCAAGGGCGCGGGCCGCGGTGTAAGGGTCTACGACGACTATGCCCACCACCCCACCGAAGTGCGGGCAGCCCTGTCCGCAGCGCGCTCCGTGGCGGGCGGCCACAAACTCCACGTCCTCTTCCAGCCGCACCTGTTTTCCCGGACCCGGGAATTCGCCGGAGAGTTCGCGGCAGCGCTCAACGCCGCCGACACCGCACTGGTACTTGATATCTACCCCGCCCGGGAAGATCCGATCCCGGGCGTCAGCAGCCAGCTGATCGCCGCGCACCTTGGTGCCGGCGGCCGGCTCATCGGACCGGGCGATGAGGCCGTGCGGTCAGTGCTGGCCGCCGCGGCGCCGGGGGACATTGTGCTTACGGTCGGCGCAGGCGACGTTACCGCCTACGGGCCGATGATTGTCGCAGCCCTGAACGACCCCACCCCGCACGACCCCACCCTGAACAAGGGCACCCCGCACGAGGGACTGCCGGGCGGCGGTGGCCAAGGTGCCTAG
- a CDS encoding FtsQ-type POTRA domain-containing protein, protein MLSFPEPKAKRRLRILLATIGILAVLTAGILAIAVYSPVLAVRTVTVEGTKLLTADQIRTALAPLEGKPLPQISDGDVTALLQPLVQVKSVSTQARPPSTLQVRVTERVPVALVKQGEVHQLVDEDGVKLSDTADPAAIPLPVIDGGNGTLPKDLFQAITGVLGALPADVLGRLSSASAKSVDAVELKLVDGQTIVWGNAGEKELKARVLEALLKAPADPKNPVRVYDVSAPRHPVTR, encoded by the coding sequence GTGCTGTCCTTTCCCGAACCCAAGGCCAAACGCCGGCTGCGCATCCTGCTGGCTACCATTGGGATCCTGGCCGTTCTGACCGCCGGGATCCTTGCCATTGCTGTCTACTCTCCGGTGCTGGCGGTTCGGACGGTCACCGTCGAGGGCACCAAACTGCTGACGGCGGACCAGATCCGAACGGCGCTCGCTCCGCTGGAAGGCAAGCCGCTGCCGCAGATCAGCGACGGCGACGTCACAGCCCTGCTGCAGCCCCTCGTGCAGGTTAAGAGCGTCAGCACCCAGGCCCGCCCGCCGTCGACGCTTCAGGTCAGGGTAACCGAACGCGTACCGGTTGCCCTCGTTAAGCAGGGTGAGGTCCACCAGCTCGTGGACGAGGACGGCGTGAAGCTCAGCGACACCGCCGACCCGGCCGCAATCCCGCTTCCTGTCATCGACGGCGGCAACGGCACGCTGCCCAAGGACCTGTTCCAGGCCATCACCGGTGTCCTCGGGGCGCTGCCGGCCGACGTGCTCGGACGGCTCTCCAGTGCCTCGGCGAAGTCCGTGGACGCCGTCGAACTTAAGCTTGTGGACGGACAGACGATTGTCTGGGGCAATGCGGGGGAGAAGGAGCTAAAGGCGCGGGTCCTCGAAGCCCTGCTGAAGGCCCCCGCCGACCCGAAGAACCCGGTCCGGGTCTACGACGTCAGTGCGCCCCGGCACCCGGTCACCCGGTAG
- the ftsZ gene encoding cell division protein FtsZ, producing the protein MAAPQNYLAVIKVVGIGGGGVNAVNRMIEVGLRGVEFIAVNTDAQALLMSDADVKLDIGRELTRGLGAGANPDVGRQAAEDHAEEIEEVIRGADMVFVTAGEGGGTGTGGAPVVARIARSLGALTIGVVTRPFTFEGRRRAGSAEAGIDALRDEVDTLIVIPNDRLLSISDRNVSVLDAFRSADQVLLSGVQGITDLITTPGLINLDFADVKSVMQGAGSALMGIGSARGEDRAVKAAELAIASPLLEASIDGAHGVLLSIQGGSDLGLFEINEAARLVQEVAHPEANIIFGAVIDDALGDEARVTVIAAGFDDVKATSPSMDQSLPQSAPQRPAAPAAAPVQAPSSAHVQPLHATVGASGYGGWGQQRPSAVPADSGFDADLPSVVEPDMSGRHSDDLDVPDFLK; encoded by the coding sequence GTGGCAGCTCCGCAGAACTACTTGGCCGTCATCAAGGTCGTCGGCATCGGCGGCGGTGGCGTGAACGCAGTCAACCGCATGATCGAAGTCGGTCTTCGCGGCGTCGAATTCATCGCGGTCAACACCGATGCGCAGGCATTGTTGATGAGCGATGCCGACGTCAAGCTCGACATCGGGCGTGAGTTGACCCGAGGCCTGGGTGCCGGTGCTAACCCGGATGTCGGCCGACAGGCCGCCGAGGACCACGCCGAGGAGATCGAAGAGGTCATCCGCGGCGCGGACATGGTCTTCGTCACCGCCGGCGAAGGTGGCGGCACCGGGACCGGCGGTGCGCCCGTGGTCGCCCGGATCGCCCGCTCGCTCGGCGCGCTGACCATCGGCGTTGTCACCCGGCCCTTCACCTTCGAAGGCCGCCGCCGTGCCGGCTCCGCCGAAGCCGGGATCGACGCCCTCCGCGACGAAGTGGACACGCTGATCGTCATCCCGAACGACCGCCTGCTCTCCATCAGCGACCGCAACGTCTCCGTCCTTGACGCGTTCCGCTCCGCTGACCAGGTGCTGCTTTCCGGTGTCCAGGGCATCACCGACCTGATCACCACCCCGGGCCTGATCAACCTCGACTTCGCCGACGTTAAGTCCGTTATGCAGGGCGCAGGATCCGCGCTGATGGGCATCGGTTCGGCGCGCGGCGAAGACCGTGCGGTCAAGGCTGCAGAGCTCGCCATCGCCTCGCCGCTGCTTGAAGCATCGATCGACGGCGCGCACGGGGTCCTGCTGTCCATTCAGGGCGGCTCGGATCTTGGCCTCTTCGAAATCAACGAAGCTGCCCGCCTGGTCCAGGAAGTTGCCCACCCGGAAGCGAACATCATCTTCGGCGCGGTCATCGACGATGCGCTCGGCGACGAGGCCCGTGTCACCGTCATCGCCGCCGGTTTCGACGATGTCAAGGCCACCTCACCGTCCATGGACCAGTCGCTTCCGCAGTCGGCCCCGCAGCGGCCGGCGGCCCCGGCAGCGGCCCCGGTCCAGGCACCGTCCTCGGCCCACGTGCAGCCGCTGCACGCCACGGTTGGCGCTTCCGGTTACGGCGGCTGGGGGCAGCAGCGTCCGTCTGCGGTCCCGGCCGACTCCGGCTTCGACGCCGACCTTCCTTCAGTTGTGGAGCCGGACATGTCCGGCCGTCACTCCGATGATCTGGATGTCCCTGACTTCCTCAAGTAA
- a CDS encoding polyphenol oxidase family protein has translation MFSWRAEVRPGVWVAFTDAAAGNLALHVGDDATEVARRRRALESALELGGRRFQYMNQVHGNDVAVVGAAAGGPGGAPAAGGPTADALVSLGDPLAVLVADCVPVVLVGERAGGPDPVLAVVHAGRPGVASGIVPVAVARMRELGASALRAWIGPSVCGRCYEVPARMRDDVASLVPAARCTTSRGTPGLDLPAAVHSQLRDAGVTVEYSGACTLEDTKLFSYRRDQDTGRFAGLVWTHAAAVPDE, from the coding sequence GTGTTCTCCTGGCGGGCGGAAGTCCGGCCCGGCGTTTGGGTGGCCTTCACCGACGCCGCTGCCGGCAACCTGGCGCTCCATGTCGGTGATGATGCGACCGAAGTGGCCCGTCGTCGGCGGGCCCTCGAGTCGGCGCTGGAACTCGGCGGCCGGCGTTTCCAGTACATGAACCAGGTCCACGGCAATGACGTCGCCGTCGTTGGCGCGGCCGCGGGCGGCCCGGGCGGAGCTCCGGCTGCCGGTGGCCCGACGGCCGATGCCCTGGTGTCCCTCGGGGACCCGCTCGCCGTGCTGGTGGCCGATTGTGTGCCGGTCGTCCTGGTCGGGGAACGGGCCGGTGGCCCGGACCCCGTTCTGGCAGTCGTCCACGCGGGCCGTCCGGGCGTCGCCTCCGGAATTGTCCCCGTGGCCGTCGCACGTATGCGGGAGTTGGGTGCGTCGGCACTCCGGGCCTGGATCGGTCCGTCCGTCTGCGGGCGGTGCTACGAGGTGCCCGCGCGGATGCGCGACGACGTTGCCTCCCTGGTGCCCGCGGCCCGTTGCACCACTTCCCGCGGCACCCCTGGACTGGACCTGCCGGCTGCCGTGCACAGCCAGTTGCGCGATGCCGGAGTCACAGTTGAATACTCCGGGGCCTGCACCCTGGAGGACACAAAGCTTTTCTCCTACCGCCGTGACCAGGACACCGGACGTTTCGCCGGGCTCGTGTGGACCCACGCCGCGGCGGTCCCGGATGAATAA
- a CDS encoding YggS family pyridoxal phosphate-dependent enzyme, with protein sequence MNNQLRGGADEPLAEQDPDGGLPDARLEQLRERLTAVRQRIDTAVAAAGRQERPPQLIVVTKFHPAEDVRRLATLGITDVGENRDQEAAEKSGALPGLDLRWHFIGQLQSNKAKSVVKYAHAVHSVDRPQLAGALAKAMSAQKELTGRPPLECFIQVSLDGDAGGRRGGALPAEIPALAAQLAGAAGLHLAGVMAVAPFGEDPVPAFEKLAELSARLTAVHPGATGISAGMSQDLEAAIRFGATHLRVGSDILGPRPALR encoded by the coding sequence ATGAATAATCAGCTGCGCGGCGGCGCCGATGAACCGCTGGCGGAACAGGACCCCGACGGCGGCCTGCCCGATGCCCGGCTGGAACAGCTCAGGGAGCGGCTCACCGCCGTCCGGCAGCGCATCGACACTGCCGTTGCGGCCGCCGGACGGCAGGAGCGCCCGCCCCAGCTGATCGTGGTCACCAAGTTCCATCCCGCCGAGGATGTCCGGCGGCTCGCCACACTCGGCATCACCGACGTCGGGGAGAACCGGGACCAGGAAGCAGCGGAGAAGTCCGGTGCGCTGCCCGGGCTGGACTTGCGCTGGCACTTTATCGGCCAGCTGCAGAGTAACAAGGCCAAGTCGGTCGTGAAGTACGCCCACGCGGTGCACTCAGTGGACCGCCCGCAGCTGGCCGGAGCCCTGGCCAAGGCCATGTCCGCACAGAAGGAACTGACGGGGCGCCCGCCGCTGGAGTGCTTCATCCAGGTCAGTCTCGACGGCGACGCCGGCGGACGCCGGGGTGGCGCCCTGCCGGCCGAGATCCCGGCGTTGGCCGCGCAGCTGGCGGGGGCAGCGGGACTCCACCTGGCCGGCGTAATGGCAGTGGCCCCCTTCGGCGAGGATCCGGTCCCGGCATTTGAAAAGCTCGCGGAGCTCTCCGCCCGGCTGACCGCCGTCCACCCCGGGGCCACGGGTATTTCCGCAGGCATGAGCCAGGACCTTGAGGCGGCCATCCGGTTCGGGGCGACACACCTTCGCGTTGGCTCCGATATTCTCGGTCCGCGTCCGGCGTTGCGGTAA
- the sepF gene encoding cell division protein SepF: MAGALRKTMIYLGLADGDEHYESEHQTSHKDEDDSMEHDREERRAPAPVREAPRDEPYAAEEEYRAPVTPIKRAASSREEHTGLRQITTIHPRSYNDAKLIGESFRDGIPVIMNVTDMGEADAKRLVDFSAGLVFGLRGSIERVTNKVFLLSPSYVEVIGDDKKVSETQASFFNQS; the protein is encoded by the coding sequence ATGGCCGGCGCTCTGCGCAAGACAATGATCTATCTTGGGCTCGCTGATGGCGACGAACACTACGAGTCCGAGCACCAAACATCGCACAAGGATGAGGACGATTCCATGGAGCACGACCGCGAGGAACGCCGTGCACCGGCGCCCGTCCGCGAGGCACCCAGGGACGAGCCCTACGCCGCTGAAGAGGAATACCGCGCACCTGTGACACCCATCAAGCGAGCGGCGTCGAGCCGCGAAGAGCACACCGGACTCCGCCAGATCACTACGATCCATCCGCGGTCCTACAACGACGCCAAACTCATCGGTGAAAGCTTCCGTGATGGCATCCCCGTCATCATGAACGTCACCGACATGGGCGAAGCGGACGCCAAGCGCCTGGTCGACTTCTCCGCCGGACTGGTGTTCGGCCTGCGCGGCAGCATCGAGCGCGTGACGAACAAAGTCTTCCTGCTCTCGCCGTCGTACGTCGAAGTGATTGGCGACGACAAAAAGGTCAGCGAGACCCAGGCAAGCTTCTTCAACCAGAGCTAG
- a CDS encoding YggT family protein → MGIVFGLVYIALLLFLVALIIRLVFDWVQMFARGWRPRGAALVAAHAVYSVTDRPLKLLRRLIPPLRLGGISLDLGFLLIFVAVSIAMAFAKYLVFSQPIAA, encoded by the coding sequence ATGGGAATTGTTTTCGGACTTGTCTATATCGCCTTGCTGTTGTTCCTGGTGGCGCTCATCATCCGCCTGGTGTTCGACTGGGTGCAGATGTTCGCACGGGGCTGGCGGCCCCGCGGCGCGGCGCTTGTGGCAGCTCACGCTGTGTATTCGGTCACAGACCGTCCGTTGAAACTGCTGCGGCGTCTCATCCCGCCGTTGCGGCTGGGCGGAATCTCGCTGGACCTCGGTTTCCTGCTGATCTTCGTGGCTGTCAGCATTGCCATGGCGTTTGCCAAGTACCTGGTGTTCTCCCAGCCGATCGCAGCCTAG